One genomic segment of Rivularia sp. PCC 7116 includes these proteins:
- the metG gene encoding methionine--tRNA ligase codes for MSLVDNTKNTFALTTPLYYVNDLPHIGSAYTTMAADVMARFQRLLGRQVLLITGTDEHGQKIQRAAESKNLQPEEFTNQISAEFVSLWKLLNIQYDRFIRTTNPKHEAIVKEFFGRLWKSGDIYLGQKKGWYCVACEEFKEERELLEGKRCPIHTNKEVEWRDEENYFFKLSKYQSHLEDLYNSKPNFLQPESRRNEILNFIKGGLQDFSISRVNLEWGFAVPNDPKHTLYVWFDALLGYITALLEEGEEATLESALAKWYPINLHLIGKDILRFHAVSWPALLISANLPLPERVFGHGFLTKDGQKMGKSLGNTIDPVALVEKYGSDAVRYYFIKEIAFGKDGDFNEDRFVEVVNADLAKNLGNLLNRNLNMVKKYCSGNVPSIASDSVSEDNALKAIGLKLGEQVKANYETLAFDRACEAVLRFSQACNKYVDEQAPWKLYKQGKQEEVEQVLYVILESIRLAAYLLSPVIPNISSDIYQQLGFGIDFNNQIETANSAPFAVHGKWGLLSGEQQLGKAKPIFQSIEVTNKL; via the coding sequence GTGAGTCTAGTGGATAATACAAAAAATACATTTGCCCTTACTACGCCGCTATATTATGTAAACGATTTGCCTCATATTGGCAGTGCCTACACAACAATGGCAGCAGATGTGATGGCTAGATTTCAAAGGCTTTTAGGTCGTCAGGTACTTTTAATTACGGGTACTGACGAACACGGGCAAAAAATTCAGCGTGCAGCAGAAAGTAAAAATTTACAACCTGAAGAATTTACTAACCAAATTTCTGCCGAGTTTGTGTCTTTGTGGAAATTGCTTAATATTCAGTATGACCGCTTTATCCGCACTACAAATCCAAAGCATGAAGCAATAGTAAAAGAATTTTTTGGACGACTATGGAAAAGCGGCGATATTTATCTTGGTCAGAAAAAAGGCTGGTATTGCGTTGCCTGTGAAGAATTTAAAGAAGAACGCGAATTGCTAGAAGGAAAACGTTGTCCTATACATACAAATAAAGAAGTTGAATGGCGAGACGAAGAAAATTATTTCTTTAAGCTATCAAAATATCAAAGCCATCTTGAAGACTTGTATAACTCGAAACCAAATTTTCTTCAACCAGAAAGTCGGCGCAATGAAATTCTCAATTTTATCAAAGGAGGGTTGCAGGATTTTTCCATCTCGCGGGTAAATTTAGAATGGGGTTTCGCAGTACCTAATGACCCAAAACACACTTTGTACGTTTGGTTTGACGCTTTATTAGGATACATAACCGCTTTACTTGAAGAAGGTGAAGAAGCAACACTAGAAAGCGCTTTAGCTAAATGGTATCCAATCAATTTGCATTTAATCGGTAAAGATATTTTACGCTTTCATGCGGTTTCCTGGCCTGCATTGTTGATTAGTGCCAATTTGCCTTTACCAGAAAGAGTATTTGGACACGGTTTTTTAACCAAAGATGGTCAGAAGATGGGTAAAAGCCTTGGTAATACCATCGACCCCGTAGCCTTGGTAGAGAAATATGGTTCGGATGCAGTTCGTTATTACTTTATTAAGGAAATCGCATTTGGTAAGGATGGCGATTTTAATGAAGATAGATTCGTTGAGGTTGTAAATGCAGATTTGGCGAAAAACTTAGGTAATTTGCTAAATCGTAATCTAAACATGGTGAAAAAATATTGTTCTGGAAATGTACCATCAATTGCAAGCGACAGCGTTTCTGAAGATAATGCTCTGAAAGCTATTGGCTTGAAGTTAGGAGAGCAAGTAAAAGCTAACTACGAAACTTTGGCTTTCGATCGAGCTTGCGAAGCTGTTCTTCGATTTTCTCAAGCTTGTAATAAGTACGTTGATGAACAAGCTCCTTGGAAATTGTATAAACAAGGAAAACAGGAAGAAGTAGAGCAAGTTTTGTACGTTATTTTGGAATCTATAAGGTTAGCAGCTTATCTACTTTCTCCCGTAATTCCTAACATCAGTAGCGATATATATCAACAATTAGGGTTTGGAATTGATTTTAATAATCAAATTGAAACTGCAAATTCCGCACCCTTTGCCGTACATGGAAAATGGGGCTTGCTTAGTGGCGAACAACAGTTAGGTAAAGCAAAGCCAATTTTTCAAAGTATTGAAGTAACGAACAAATTGTAA
- a CDS encoding alpha/beta fold hydrolase: MNRPKVGLEPCFLSPKTIHPDNPLFIYLPGMDGSGQLLRTQTDGLEVGFDVRCLAIPQNDLNHWDELTSSVLRLINAELKNTPHRPVYLCGESFGGCLAQKVAVAAPHLFKRIILLNPASSFQARTLFSWGSQFTDFVPNLFYDVGAFGLLPFLASLQRISSSDRQELLKAMRSVPPETIRWRISLLREFYIDEYKLSKLNQPILLIAGANDRLLPSTTEALRLGNIFGNAKILVLPESGHACLLEKDISLYDILHQNDFLECGNETVKSKA; this comes from the coding sequence ATGAATAGACCAAAAGTTGGACTAGAGCCTTGTTTCCTTTCTCCGAAAACAATACACCCAGATAATCCGCTATTTATATATTTGCCAGGGATGGATGGCTCAGGTCAGCTATTGCGAACCCAAACTGATGGATTAGAAGTTGGTTTCGACGTGCGCTGTTTGGCAATACCCCAAAACGATTTAAATCACTGGGATGAACTAACTTCAAGTGTATTAAGGTTAATTAATGCAGAACTTAAAAATACACCCCACAGACCGGTATATCTTTGCGGAGAATCATTTGGGGGTTGTTTAGCACAAAAAGTCGCTGTTGCTGCACCACATCTGTTCAAGCGTATAATTCTCTTAAACCCTGCTTCGAGTTTCCAAGCTCGCACCTTATTTAGCTGGGGTTCTCAATTTACTGACTTCGTACCCAATTTATTTTATGATGTGGGTGCTTTCGGACTATTACCATTTTTAGCTTCTTTGCAAAGAATATCTAGCAGCGATCGCCAAGAACTTTTGAAAGCGATGCGCTCAGTTCCACCAGAGACAATACGCTGGCGAATATCCTTGCTGCGAGAATTTTACATTGACGAATACAAATTGAGTAAGTTAAATCAACCAATTTTATTAATTGCCGGTGCTAACGATAGGCTTTTACCTTCTACAACAGAAGCTTTAAGGTTAGGAAATATTTTCGGCAATGCTAAAATTTTAGTACTCCCAGAAAGCGGACATGCTTGTTTGTTAGAAAAAGATATCAGTCTTTACGATATTCTACATCAAAATGATTTTTTAGAATGTGGTAACGAAACAGTTAAGTCCAAAGCTTAA
- a CDS encoding SH3 domain-containing protein — translation MPDWIYTQINIEGQSLMKFVAIIFFSFGVLLILFGISISTPFLSWAGKRFNSSNSNSVNYKQPSSIRMTSMLMGISFFIFGLFITIASATLISFWNEPSDDTSLRKSVPHSVPATPKSFSNPMVERKKSSIPSIKYEKKSFAGEYGLDCPESANGLNMRKQAGLNTEITTVIPCDAIGIKDKQQRYYRDGVEWYLVEYQQKIGWVAGKYLKQQANKPSKINKSSQRLAKKRP, via the coding sequence GTGCCTGACTGGATTTACACGCAAATAAATATAGAGGGGCAAAGTTTAATGAAATTTGTAGCAATTATATTTTTTTCTTTTGGTGTATTGCTAATTTTGTTCGGAATATCTATTTCTACACCATTTTTATCGTGGGCGGGAAAAAGGTTCAATAGTTCAAACTCAAACTCTGTTAATTATAAACAACCATCATCGATACGCATGACAAGTATGTTGATGGGTATTAGCTTCTTTATTTTTGGATTGTTTATTACTATTGCAAGTGCTACGCTTATAAGTTTTTGGAATGAGCCGTCTGATGATACATCTTTAAGAAAATCAGTACCACACTCAGTTCCAGCAACACCAAAAAGCTTTTCAAACCCTATGGTTGAAAGAAAAAAATCTTCAATTCCTAGTATTAAATATGAAAAAAAATCATTTGCTGGCGAATATGGATTAGATTGCCCGGAGAGTGCAAATGGTTTAAACATGCGTAAACAAGCTGGTTTAAATACAGAAATAACTACTGTAATTCCATGCGATGCAATTGGAATCAAAGATAAACAACAAAGATATTATCGAGACGGAGTAGAATGGTATCTTGTCGAATATCAGCAAAAGATTGGCTGGGTTGCTGGAAAATATCTCAAACAGCAAGCTAATAAACCTAGCAAAATCAATAAATCTTCCCAGCGACTTGCAAAAAAAAGACCCTGA
- a CDS encoding leucyl aminopeptidase, whose amino-acid sequence MEIRASNTPLSDWSGDALAVGLFEDGVELNGDLAALDKKLAGSLKELIEDEEFKGKPNSTAFTRLSGGNSIRKVILVGLGKADSFNAESLRRAAAAAGKLAKKQKCKTLGISLPIWNDDSAQAAQAIAEGVQLALYQDNRFKSEPEEKETQVETIDLIGFGGQDAAVTRANQIVSGVMLARELVAAPANELTPVTMAEIAQDIASEHGLEIEILEREECEKLGMGAFLGVALASDLPPKFIHITYKPQGTPKRKLAIVGKGLTFDSGGLNIKGAGSGIETMKMDMGGAAATLGAAKAIGQLKPDVEVHFISAATENMISGHAMHPGDVLKASNGKTIEVNNTDAEGRLTLADALVFADKLGLDAIVDLATLTGACIVALGNEIAGLFTPNDELASELQKASESAGEKFWRMPMEDKYFEGLKSGIADMKNTGPRAGGSITASLFLKQFVKDTPAWAHLDVAGPVWTDKENGYHPSGATGFGVRTLVNWVLS is encoded by the coding sequence ATGGAAATTCGAGCGAGTAATACACCGCTTTCAGATTGGTCTGGGGATGCTTTAGCCGTAGGATTATTTGAAGATGGGGTAGAGTTAAATGGCGATTTGGCTGCTTTGGATAAAAAGTTAGCTGGTAGCTTAAAAGAATTAATAGAAGACGAAGAATTTAAAGGAAAACCTAACAGTACTGCCTTTACTCGCTTAAGTGGTGGTAATTCTATTCGTAAAGTTATCTTAGTAGGCTTGGGTAAAGCCGATTCTTTTAATGCTGAAAGTTTACGACGTGCGGCTGCTGCGGCTGGAAAGTTAGCTAAAAAGCAAAAGTGCAAGACTTTAGGTATTAGCTTGCCTATTTGGAATGATGATAGCGCTCAAGCTGCACAGGCAATAGCTGAAGGCGTACAACTAGCGCTTTATCAAGATAATCGTTTCAAATCGGAGCCAGAAGAAAAAGAAACACAAGTAGAAACTATAGATTTAATCGGATTCGGCGGACAAGATGCTGCCGTAACCCGCGCTAATCAGATAGTTTCAGGAGTCATGCTGGCACGGGAATTAGTTGCAGCCCCAGCAAATGAGTTAACCCCAGTAACAATGGCGGAAATTGCTCAAGATATTGCTTCCGAACATGGTTTAGAAATAGAAATTCTTGAAAGAGAAGAGTGTGAAAAGTTAGGCATGGGTGCTTTTTTAGGAGTAGCTTTAGCTTCCGATTTACCACCAAAATTTATTCACATTACTTATAAACCTCAAGGTACACCCAAACGCAAACTGGCAATTGTTGGCAAAGGTTTAACTTTTGATTCTGGTGGCTTAAATATCAAAGGTGCTGGTAGCGGTATTGAAACCATGAAAATGGATATGGGGGGTGCTGCGGCTACTTTAGGTGCTGCCAAAGCAATTGGGCAGCTCAAGCCAGATGTAGAAGTTCACTTTATTTCTGCCGCTACTGAAAACATGATTAGCGGACATGCAATGCATCCCGGCGATGTCCTTAAAGCTTCTAACGGTAAAACTATCGAAGTTAATAACACTGACGCTGAAGGGCGTTTAACTTTGGCTGATGCGTTAGTATTTGCTGATAAATTGGGATTAGATGCCATTGTAGATTTAGCAACTTTGACAGGAGCCTGTATTGTTGCTTTAGGAAATGAAATTGCAGGTTTATTTACCCCTAACGATGAATTAGCATCCGAATTACAAAAAGCTTCCGAAAGTGCTGGAGAGAAATTCTGGCGGATGCCAATGGAAGATAAATATTTTGAAGGTTTAAAGTCTGGTATTGCCGATATGAAAAATACCGGGCCTCGTGCTGGTGGTTCGATTACTGCATCTCTGTTTTTAAAGCAGTTTGTCAAAGATACTCCTGCTTGGGCGCATTTAGACGTTGCAGGACCAGTTTGGACGGATAAGGAAAATGGCTATCATCCTTCTGGGGCAACTGGTTTCGGCGTGCGGACTTTAGTTAATTGGGTTCTTAGCTGA
- a CDS encoding LOG family protein, with protein MTFNDFYTSEHLQTDILELIEKLPKLKNQKYIEQTLNTVLRLAGDEIDRLDWKILSSSLADMERGFQLFHTYRHVRKVTIFGSARLSPDTPDYEMAKDFGRCVSELGFMVITGGGGGIMHAGHEGAGRENSFGLNIELPFEQEANPIIEGDDKLIHFKYFFTRKLFLLKESDAVALFPGGFGTQDEAFECMTLSQTGKFGPVPLILIDHPGGDYWKSWSEYIDKQLVAKGLVSPEDPSLYTVTDNLQVACNAITYFYKVYHSSRYVGDRLVIRLNSDLSDAELDKLNREFSDILVKGKIEKSQALPQEGADEAVGLPRLLLYFNQKDLGRLYQMIAVINQMGHPSVEDAKHPERK; from the coding sequence ATGACCTTTAATGATTTTTATACATCAGAGCATCTTCAAACAGATATCCTGGAGTTAATCGAAAAATTACCTAAGTTAAAGAATCAGAAATACATAGAACAGACTTTAAATACAGTATTGCGACTTGCTGGCGATGAAATCGACCGCTTAGATTGGAAAATATTATCGTCATCTCTGGCGGATATGGAGCGGGGTTTCCAGTTGTTTCATACTTATCGTCACGTTCGTAAAGTTACCATATTTGGTTCGGCACGTTTATCGCCAGATACACCTGACTATGAAATGGCAAAAGATTTTGGTCGCTGTGTATCTGAGTTGGGATTCATGGTGATTACTGGTGGCGGTGGCGGAATAATGCACGCCGGACATGAAGGTGCTGGAAGGGAAAATTCCTTTGGTTTGAATATAGAATTGCCGTTTGAACAAGAAGCCAACCCAATTATTGAGGGCGATGACAAGCTAATTCACTTCAAATATTTCTTTACCCGCAAGTTATTTTTGCTTAAAGAAAGTGATGCTGTTGCTTTATTCCCCGGTGGTTTTGGCACTCAAGATGAAGCATTCGAGTGCATGACTTTGAGTCAGACTGGTAAATTTGGCCCAGTTCCATTGATTTTGATCGATCATCCCGGTGGCGATTACTGGAAATCTTGGAGCGAGTATATTGATAAGCAGTTAGTCGCAAAAGGGTTAGTAAGTCCCGAAGACCCGAGTTTATATACTGTTACGGATAATCTCCAAGTTGCTTGTAACGCCATAACCTATTTTTACAAAGTTTATCACTCCAGCCGTTACGTAGGCGATCGCCTAGTGATTCGCTTAAATTCGGATTTATCTGATGCTGAATTGGACAAGCTAAATAGAGAATTCAGCGATATTTTGGTCAAAGGAAAAATTGAGAAGAGTCAGGCTTTACCACAAGAAGGAGCTGACGAAGCCGTTGGATTGCCACGTTTGCTTTTGTATTTTAATCAAAAGGATTTAGGACGCTTGTATCAGATGATTGCAGTAATTAATCAAATGGGGCATCCTTCAGTGGAAGATGCCAAACATCCGGAAAGGAAGTAA
- a CDS encoding DUF4335 domain-containing protein translates to MPLSNSVIRRYTPPTCTLEVLAQSSPLSRWMGKSVLKQVRFNLRFDDPRQPEDEKVVVQGDRDQLEALYTAVSGYVQEILQQSPENFWDSRIKAPSASKTPFPKSLDDVSNLEQDAANLRNQFANRGSIYLQPSSNLTHQLFLGPLGNQATGPSIQLGLLQLFDLATALDEYIADVVALPTETQPRRNSFAVPAWAPVAAVLVLGLGLMPFTYQYANRLREKNKTGETVATANKDIGNDAASKGSLTPLTVPTSLANPSPDVSQLPTLGTGLNIPNTSLPSPLASAAPNLAAPQKPSTTFPSASTQPSGSLSSIPLPPLGNNSFGNSATTKPQAGGQTLSISPNPSSARTNGGIATKPNLGANSSASLPKSRTSLPSTSLPTTSLPSLTNPSTPKAPVIPSKPANTIPQIRNNQGSLLTNLPKSSNDLAAQLRENRPASATNNAGKSSATTAAANSETLFDTNQVTQVRNYLRKRWQPPRGLKQPLQYSLTVGVDGALEQILPLTKAARDNVDRAGIPEIGQPFVSSSRNGQNVRVRAVLRPNGKVQVFPETD, encoded by the coding sequence ATGCCTCTATCAAATTCAGTGATTCGTCGGTATACGCCGCCTACCTGCACGTTAGAAGTTTTGGCGCAAAGTTCTCCTTTGTCGCGTTGGATGGGTAAATCCGTTCTCAAGCAGGTTAGGTTTAATCTTCGTTTTGACGATCCGCGACAGCCAGAAGACGAAAAAGTTGTAGTCCAAGGCGACCGGGACCAGTTAGAAGCTTTATATACAGCAGTATCAGGTTACGTGCAAGAAATTTTGCAACAGTCTCCTGAAAATTTCTGGGATTCGAGAATTAAAGCTCCATCGGCGAGTAAAACTCCATTTCCTAAGTCATTAGATGATGTTTCTAATTTAGAACAAGATGCTGCTAACCTTAGAAACCAATTTGCGAACAGGGGAAGTATTTATTTACAACCAAGCAGTAATTTAACTCACCAACTGTTTCTTGGTCCTTTAGGGAACCAGGCTACAGGTCCTTCAATTCAATTGGGTTTGCTACAATTGTTCGATCTAGCAACAGCTTTGGATGAGTATATAGCTGATGTTGTTGCTTTACCTACTGAAACTCAACCGCGTAGAAACAGTTTTGCTGTACCTGCTTGGGCACCTGTTGCTGCTGTACTGGTATTGGGTTTGGGTTTAATGCCATTTACCTATCAGTATGCTAACCGTCTGCGAGAGAAAAACAAGACTGGTGAGACTGTAGCCACAGCAAATAAAGATATTGGTAATGATGCGGCTTCAAAAGGTTCCTTAACGCCGCTAACTGTTCCAACCTCATTAGCTAATCCTTCGCCTGACGTATCACAGTTACCGACTTTAGGGACGGGTTTAAACATCCCCAATACATCTTTACCAAGTCCTTTAGCATCTGCCGCTCCAAATTTAGCAGCTCCGCAAAAACCTAGTACTACTTTTCCTTCTGCTTCTACACAACCATCAGGTAGTTTATCGAGCATTCCTCTGCCTCCATTAGGTAACAATAGTTTTGGTAATAGTGCAACAACAAAACCACAAGCTGGAGGACAAACTTTATCTATTTCTCCAAATCCTTCATCTGCAAGAACGAATGGGGGAATTGCCACAAAGCCTAATCTTGGAGCAAATAGTTCAGCATCACTTCCGAAAAGTAGAACTAGTTTACCATCTACAAGTTTGCCAACAACTAGTTTACCGTCATTGACGAATCCATCTACTCCTAAAGCTCCTGTTATTCCTTCAAAACCAGCCAACACAATTCCTCAAATTCGGAATAATCAAGGAAGTTTACTTACAAACCTGCCCAAATCTAGTAACGATTTGGCAGCACAATTAAGAGAAAATCGACCTGCTTCGGCAACAAATAACGCTGGAAAATCATCTGCAACAACAGCTGCAGCAAATAGCGAAACATTATTCGATACCAATCAGGTCACACAAGTTAGAAATTATCTTAGAAAACGCTGGCAACCGCCTAGGGGATTAAAACAGCCTTTACAGTACAGCTTGACAGTAGGTGTTGATGGTGCACTCGAACAAATTCTTCCTTTAACAAAAGCTGCAAGAGATAACGTCGATCGTGCTGGGATTCCAGAAATTGGTCAACCTTTCGTTTCTTCTAGTCGCAACGGACAAAATGTAAGAGTTCGTGCAGTACTTAGACCTAATGGTAAAGTACAAGTTTTTCCAGAGACAGACTAG